TTTGAAATACTTGAATACTTGCTAGGCATCTAAATGCTGCTATAAAGATAACAACAATCTCGGCATTAATGCATGGCAGGGCAACTGCTTTGAATATAGAATGTAACTAGTGGACTACATTTCACTCTTTAAGGACAGAAATGACAAAAACTAAAGGTTTAGTGACACACTGAGCTGACCATACAAGCAGAGATATTGTGGGGCAATTTGGCCAGTTTTGTCTCCTTTGCCTGTCAGAGTGTGTGAACCTATCAAATGCAGTTTCAACATATCCTGTTAACCTAGTATGGGTGGGTTACtagaagtcacagaaaagtttGGGCAACCTTCCAAACTATCATATTGCAATAAGTGCCCAGCACCCCCAATTAAACTTGCATACAAACCCATATATCTTAGAAGGGCTGCTATTCCAAAGGAAGAAGCAAAGGACAGATTATGAGCACACGCGATAGGTTTCTTGGCACATATTCCAGAAAAACATGTTCAGACTTTGCACTATTTATATCAACTCTCTGTGCAAGAAATTTGTTTTCATAGACAGTGATAAGAAGGTTAATGGGCCAGGGAGACTTTATTAAAGGTGATAGTCCCGTGTTAGCTATTCATACAAAAAGAAGCAGAGACACGGAGCAAGATGGGTAAGTGCAAGTATTTAGCTCTCGTGGTTAGGAGAGAAAACGCCAATACTACATAGTACTCTTTATATCAAGTATTTCTCAGAGTGGGCCCTGGTTATCAGCTTCTCTGATGGCCCTAAGAAGCCCACTTCTGTACTGTGAGAGTAGTAAATACCTCAGACACATTGTACAGAAAGAAGCAATTGAAATTTATAATCAAAGCATTTTATACAGAataattctgtaacatattaGATCAATAGCATTAATTACAGTATTTTCCTTCAGCTCCAAATGTAGTCTAGCCCAGCTGTCTCAAGGGGCTTTCTCTTGAATTTCTTTCACTCTGATCATCTTTATGTTATGTGCACAAAAGGCAAATAAGAATGACGCTACCTATTTGACTTCTTTGTCCTTTCTTAAAATAGTCTAAAGGAATGCTTTAGCATCACCATGAAATACCATGGAAAAATGCAATTGAATATGGTTTAAAATCTTGTTTTCTTTCTAAAATCTCATTTCAGGAGTTTTGCATCTGTTCCTATGGATAATTGCTGCTTTGTCTGTGGCCCATTCATACAGAAGACCCAGGCGTAATGATGTGGAAAAGAAAAGTATGTACTAGAGATATACTCTGTACTATATAGGCTGATGTTACTGACCATTCAGGGTAGATGCACTACAGGGcacaaataaagggaaagtaatggAGCTGGGTGGCATTCAAGTAAGAGTAAGTAAAAAATATTGTCTATAACAACTCACTATTATTgatataaaaacaataacatgTAGTCTTGTAAAAATCATTACAATATATAACAGACTTGCTATTCTGCAGATCCAAAttagaaaagaaataatttaaagcaaagttatagttaaaaaaatttaatttagcACTGGGAATTTGGCCCTATCTGCACTTCTCTATTATTCTCCACACCAGAgtgaggggttgttcacctttaaattaacttttagtatgatgtagagagtgctattctaacacaatttgcaactggtcttgattttttattatttgtgatttttgaactatttagttttttgtttagcagctctccagctggGAATTTTAGCagatatatggttgctagggtataaatTGTATAAATTATCAACTAGGCATTggtgtaaatgagagactgaaagatgaataggagtgggtctaaatgaaaagacaagtaataaaaatgaactaTTACAAAGTATTTGTAAATTATCAATAGTttgcttggctgctggggtcagtgaccccaatttcaAAGCTCAAaaataccaattgaaaagttgctaaagaattggccattctataacatactaaaagttaacttataggtgtCCCACCTTTTTAAACCACCCTACCCCACTATATCAACTTTCAACAGCAGGACTACACCCaaataatggtttaaaaattatttgtaaatgtaggtgCTGGTAGTAAGCATCTGTCACTTTTTGAGGGGTATGGAATGAACATGATTATAGAGCTCCTCCAGCTTCCAGTCACAGAGTTGGACCTTCCAAGACAAGAAACATGGCAGCTACACAAACCTGTTCCTATTTTTAGAGCTTCAGCATCCCAAAAACATATTTAGGGCTTATGCTTTCCAGAGTATTCATTTACGTTAGTGGATTTAGACCTGAATTTATTAAAATTACTACACctaaataagtaaaatatatcTCTTTAGTTTATTTACAGATTGTGAGTTTAAATTTTAGCATCAAATTATATCAGGCATCATCTTTCCAAATGTAGGCACACAGTGTAGACTGTCTCTGTATGTAAGAAGTTATTGAGCTTCTGCACAAAAAATCCCCAGGTTCTATATGTTCTTGCAAGGTGTAGGGGTGGTTTATTAGAACTTTGGTTCTAATTGGGAATAGTAGGCAAGGCACTTACACAGGGTGCCAAAGAAGTGCAATAATATTACAAACAATGACATGCTATTAAATTAAAATCTAAGAATCTTAGGATGAATTGGAACTTTCTCACTTCTGTTTTAGAACTTCCAAGAGACTGCAGTGAAATCCCCCGAAACAAGGAAAGTGGAGTCTATGTAATTTATCCTGAGGGAATACATCCGTTGGTTGTGAACTGTGATATGACTACGTACAGTGGCGGATGGATTGTCGTACAGCACAACAGCTTTAACTCTGAGATTACCTGGGATGAATCCTGGACCACTTACAAGTATGGCTTTGGGAATGTAGAGAAAGACTATTGGTTGGGAGTGGAATATCTCCACCATATTTCCAAACAGAAAGTGTATCAGGTTCGTTTTGTCATACACGATAATAACAACGAAGAGAAGTATGCAGACTATAATCTGTTTAGTGTTGAGGATGAGGCTCATGGCTACACGCTTCGACTTGGCAGCTACAGGGGCACTGCTGGTGATGCCATGTCTTCCATACAAGCAGGAACCACACATGACAACATGAAGTTCACTACCAAGGACAAAGATCATGACATTTACAGTGCAAATTGTGCCACCAGTTATGGGGGTGCATGGTGGTATGCTGCCTGCTTTGCCTCCAAACTTAACAATAAGAATGCTATTCACTGGACTGGGTTATGTGCTGGGAACTGTAAGGCATCTGCAATATTAATACGCCCTGCTGACTACTGTATCTATCTGGACTGATAACAACAAGGGGTTCAGGTGTTTTACTGGAAAATTATGGACCTCTACTGAAATCTTGGTACTGCTATCCTATACTGGGGCTCAACTACCTGATTCAATTGTCATGCTgccaaataaacagtttttaggtaaaagacaaaatggtaaaaataaataaaaaaagggaaaaactgTCCAGTCGCCAACTTGCCTCTAATGTTTCTGCATATaaattttgaggccagcgcaCACAGCAAATTGTGGTACgcacaaataattttttaacacaacattttgcatttattttaaccTGAGCACACAGTTTTTAATAATGTGCACACAAGTTTAAGATGTGACATCTCCTTTTGTGGTTTGAGCTGAATGGGTTCTAACACTGTGGAAAattttgtaagctcttttgggcagagctctcttcacctcttgtatcggttatagattgctttatatgttactctgtatgtccaatgtatgaaacccacttattgtacagcacttcggaatatgttggcgctttagaaataaatgttaataaaaataaaatgttataaatatgtgCTAATAATAACACTATTCTGTATATAAGGTTGTGTTCCATACTAGTGACTAAAACCAATATGAAACAATCAGCTGTTTGCTTTCAAATTGGTGACTAGtatcagctgattggttgctaaaagTGACAGACCTCTagtaaactttgcactttttagtaGATTACCTATTTAATATAGCAAGTAACAGGGTGTGTATCCAGGTTAGACTGCAACAGAACTGGTCTGCTTATTTCACTTATGATTCCACagttatattctctgcactaggAGAAATTCTGACTTTTGGCTCTTAAAGCTATGAGGAACAGCTTTTTGCTGCTCCTGGTAACCTGCAGGgaacttgttttttttcaacttgCCTCATAGCTGGAACAAacagacacagacacagacacaaactgcaatttgtattaaaaaaaatacgcaTACTGGTTAGCAAGATAACAATGTAGTTAAATGCTTGCAAGCAGCTTGTCCAGAAAATGTTGGGCTCTTCTATTTAGCTCATCTAAAACCTGTCCagatcttgtagaagtcaatgtcagaGGTCCCTTTAAAATGagtagatctttctttgcttcatggtttttgaggtttttggGTGTTTTGACGCTGGactttgtgcgacaatacaaaataGTAGTGGTTATCATGCAACAAATCAAAATATATTGTGGTTTTCATGACTTTTCCATAACTTTTTCCTGCTTTTTCAATTAGGATTTTTTGTTACATTACTGCCATTCGAAGTCatgtgaataaaaataaattttggCAAATTCTCTTAACGCAAGTAAGATAGGTTGGGTAGGTATAAAGTATTTGGTCTAAATAAGTTATGTACGCAGCAAAATTAATCAAAAGAATGAAATATAGAGGGAGATTCTGACACTCAGCAAATGACAGGGCATGGTAATGAACAAGTGACGGCCATAATGTCCCTAAATTAGGCAACCTAAATGTGTTTGCAAAAGTGTTATTGTTCATTTGTGTGTGGAATTGCCCCTTTTGCTTTTGGGAATTACCCATCAGAATACCCATATTCTGAAAAATAATTATGTTTCATGTAAACATTACAGTAACTTGACACAGAAACAAGTGGAAAACAGCAATAGAATGTTGCTTTAATCAATATCACTTTGGaatggaaaggaacataacaaaAACTTTAATTTTCCTTGAACTTCAGCATGTCTCCCATAAATAACTGGATGAAAATAGAGAACCAAACTCCAAGTACATGACAAGGGTACAAATGATAAGTGAATAGATGAGGAGGAAATGCACTGAAGCATATGGCAGCACTTCTATCCCTCCTATTGGTGTCTGTAAGTTACAAACTtaatcagattgtaagctctacagggcaatgGCCTCTTTCAGCTCTTAACATGTGGCACTTTATCTTTGTAGTTGTATATATTTATGGCAATGTTTATTCCCCCTGTTTGTAATAATAActgttatttactgtatatagcaccaacacatttttgcagtgatttaCAGAGTTTATACATCACTACCTGCTGCAGTGGAGCTTAATGTCTTaggtccctatgacattcacACTCAGTTTTATTAGGAGTAAATTTAACTGCCTGTATGTTtgtggagtgtgggaagaaacctaAGCAAACATGGGGCAAACAAACTCCTTGCAATCAGTGCCCAGAAATTAGGACCCCCTGCGTCGCTAAAGCTACCCACTGAGCCGCTGTGCTGCCCTGTACCACTAATATGATGTAAACAAAGTGCAATGAACAGTACATGTATACAGGTAGCACTATAAAGTGCTGTTTTGCCATGGGCCAATATGCTAATGTTAAGTGCAGGGGTGGTTTGAGGCACAGCAGCCTCAGAAGAACTGCTGGCACCATAAAAATAAAGATCTACATAAATAtaagttgcaaataaaaaaattatgtttatatGAAGGAAGTGACTAGATAAGGAATTGTATATAAGGATGAAATAAGTATATGCAGAGGAAGTGAAAAGCTAAAGTAGGATGAGCTAGAGTAGGATGAACATAGGTGACAATAGAACAAATTGCAGATGGAGATATAAAttcttatatttttcatttggatTGTGTGTTCTTTGCCAGTAAATTTTATTTCAGCAAATTTGGATATTAAAGCACAGATGCCAGGTAAATAAGGCATGCAGGAAAACACATATCATCCCACAGGTGTAAAGGCAGAATGCAATACATAGGGTACTGGGTACTTTCCTTGGCTACATGCCACCATGATCCCTTTGTTTAATATACATTAATGTACTATTCTGTGTAATTTTATTATCATCCTTCCCAAACAGTACAGGGCACATGTTGCACCTAAACCTTGCCTGGATTATAGTGAAATGCCTATTTAGAAGCAGCATTCCCTAAGCCGGGCCTATGCTGGCAGCCAGAGAGCGGAAGCTGTAAAGCAACATCAGGAGACTAAAGAGAACACACAGAGCTGGCGTTACAGAACTGAAGAGCACAGGCAATGCAGAAACACTAGTTGTTATTAAACTAAAGCTCCCAGCTCACCACTAACAATCCTCTTATGTCAGTAGGGTGCTGGCAATTGCAGTTCAGCAGTAGCTGGTCGACACAAGGTGGGGATTTGTGATGTGAATTGTACACATATGTGTCCACTAAAGACCACATAATAATGTTTAATTTGCACTTGTCTTAAGCTGATAATTCTAGGTGACAGCCCTGCTCTAAAGCTTCCCCTTTGTGCTTTCTTGGCGATACCCTTATAATATCAACCCAACTGGGTTGTTTTTCTGGGAATCCTGCTTATAACTCCTTAATATGCCTGCCATTGATGTACCAGCCATCTGATACCTGCCCTTCCTTGCAGCAGGCACCTGGATTTCTAGGTTCTTCTATATTAAACCTTTGGTCACTGAGTGAAAGGTAAAACGAAGGGTAACATGAGGAGCTTTTGCCCTGGAGTGGAACAGTTTAGATTATTGTGAGTCCTTCATCTGCCTCTGCATCTTCTGCAGAACCTCGTGCATTCGCCGCAGCTAGACAAAGAGAGAAGGCAGGTGAGTACGCATGACGATAGCATGAGACCTCATGTTGAAAAGTGCTTGGGGGACTGCTCTGAGCAATGTTACATTGCTTTTGaggatttatatttaaatataagcaGCAAAAAGACCCTCCCAGTAACTTTAAAAGCagaatttccatttttaaaaaagtgaagagAGCGTGATTGTGCTCTCTGCATTAGCAATGCCGCAGTATTGTAATCCAGAAAGCTGGCACATGACAGAGATTGAGGTGGGGACCTGTTATAGTACACATGGGCAATCCCACTGTTGCTTTAGGCTGCTCGGCCATGAAACTGTCAAGCTGGATCTGGTGCATGCAGATGGCATCAATATTATTGATACAGCATTACTGACACACTCACCTCCTCATCTTTTTCTCGGATAAGTCTTTGGGTTTCATGATCTGGTGATGGAGGCATGCTTGGGATTGGGAAGTCTGTCCCACTCTCTCTGGTCAGCTTACTGCAAGGAAAGTACAGTTCATTCAGTATTTATTCTGCTAGAGAGTTGTAAATTACACAGGCCACATCTTGTCCAGAACAGGCAGCTCCTAGTACAAAATTCATCCAGACCTAGCAGGCAGCTCCTTATGTAAAATTTAATTTTGATGTGAAGTATACaagacaatataataaatatgggtTTACCCAGCCTAAGGGGTAAGTCTATTCTCATGTTCTTTTTTCTATATACACTGATAGCAGACTATGGGTAGTGTTGAAACATAAATATTTTCATGCATCCAAAACCTTATAATGAGCTGGGAGCAGGGACACTGATCAAATGTGGGACCTGAACCTAAGTAGTAAACCTTTGATTTAGTACGCTTCTATCCTCGGCCCCCCCTTTGTACTGCAGAATGTTTTCAGTATGTAGTGAGAGCATCTATGTGGAGCATGGGTTCTTCTTACTGGTCAGAATGGGCATTGCTGGTAAAATAAAACTGCACTAACCAGGCCTAAAAAAACAGCAATGCAGCCTGCTGGAAGGGTAGCAACTGCATTACATGGTTTATTATAGCACATATATGGTGATTAATGGTGATCTTATGGTTTTAAGGATAGGCATTTGTTTTGTAGATTACTTCCCATATAAAGGAAGAAGATATTTTTAACAGCAAGGTTCCAGGCTATAAAAAATTAATAGATAGAACTGCCACTGTATGGGCCACTGTATGGGCTGTTTACCTTGACACAGATATGTGTAAACTTGTGAAAAAAAACCTTGATACCCTCCCTTTCCTTCCAGTACACTCCAGCATcaaggggcacagactggcattTCCACCCTAGGCAGAATAATGCAGTGGAAAATTGTCAACAATGAAAAAACCAAGTATACAAAGCCCAGTTCTATATATTTAGAGCCTATATAGACCTGTCCATAATAAATTATCTTTCAGTGAATATTTAGTGGttactattaaaatatatattttattgcaatttgTGTGTTTTAAAATAGCCAGTGTGTCCTCTCTTCACTACAGGCAAAATACCTCAAAGCTTGCTGGGATGATGCAGTGCTTCTTTTTCATAAGTTTTTGTTTGTCCAATATTAATCAAGAATCAGTTTTTCCatccaggccagtaaaataccgaccaggtggcaacccaagcaGTAATATTTGAATAAAGCAGATGCCAAAAGTGACAGGCCCCTTTAATGTCGCACATTGAAATGGAACTACACAGTGAGTAGTTATAGGCATATAATACACATAAAGCAAAACTGCACCTACTTGCGGTTCCGCTCCCTCACCACTCGCTGTGTCAGGTTCTGGATGCACTGGGCACGGTAGTTCTCATAGTGAGTTTCTCTTGTAACATCCTTCAAATCCTGCATGTGAGTGCGAATCAGCATAGTACGCAGCTTTATAAAGTCACAGTGTTCTTCATTCTCCACTGGTGATAAAGAAAAAGGGATAGTTATTGATACTGGAACACCTGTACTGAAAGTGATGGTGTATTACTTGTACAAGTTTTAATGTAAGATATTCAACATAAGAAATGACATGCAATATAAGAATTTAAGACATCAGCATGGAGCGCTGGACCAGTCACAGGTATGGTTATCTGGAAATATGTTATCCAAAATGCACcaagttacaggaaggccattcccatacactccattttagtcaaatagttcaaatttttaaaaaatgatttacattttctctgtaataataaaacggtacaaTCTACTTGATTCCAGATAATAATcaatccttactgggggcaaaacaatcctatcgggtttaattaatgtttaaatcatttgttAGTAGAGCCAAATTCTGAAAAGACCCCAGAAAAtcataggtcccaagcattcaggataacaggtcctataccttcaCTTTCTAACAGAATGAACTTTTGTGAAGCTTTTACACAGGCACTGCAATTCCaagattactttttattttacagtaagGAAACATTTTATCTTCTTATAAGGGTTTCAGTGAGTCACATAACCCCTCTTAAATGATGATATTGCTAATCAccctttctctgtaattttaCAGATTATTTATGGTTTTGATGTATTATAACTTTTATGCATCTTACCAGTCCATAAATATACTAATGATAGagacattattttatttaaatgtaacccTGAATAGTACAAACATATAGAAGAAATATAGAGAAGAAATCTAAGGTTTTGGTTATCCTTCCCCTTGATGTTTGTTCAACGTTACACCTTGACTTTGGAAAGTGGCAGTATTTCCAGTTTACTACAAAGTTTTGGAATAGAACGTTATGTGTAGCTCTTAATATTCAGCAGTCTTACCTTCAACAACCCCCCAGGGGTACATACGGCCTCTTACACGCCTCCCATTAACCTCTATGATGGTGTTGGATCCAATGACGGCAAATGGAATGCTTTTCTGAGGGAGAGATCAGCAGTCAGTTTCATTAGTGCTTTAGTTTATCTGTACACACTAAGCCACCTGCAAACCTATAAAGTCACCTTTGCCCCAAATGTTGACACCTATtggtataaaattatataatCATATAACACCATCCCAGGGAATGTGTCATAGGGGGGT
This sequence is a window from Xenopus tropicalis strain Nigerian chromosome 2, UCB_Xtro_10.0, whole genome shotgun sequence. Protein-coding genes within it:
- the LOC100485772 gene encoding fibrinogen-like protein 1-like protein, which codes for MGVLHLFLWIIAALSVAHSYRRPRRNDVEKKKLPRDCSEIPRNKESGVYVIYPEGIHPLVVNCDMTTYSGGWIVVQHNSFNSEITWDESWTTYKYGFGNVEKDYWLGVEYLHHISKQKVYQVRFVIHDNNNEEKYADYNLFSVEDEAHGYTLRLGSYRGTAGDAMSSIQAGTTHDNMKFTTKDKDHDIYSANCATSYGGAWWYAACFASKLNNKNAIHWTGLCAGNCKASAILIRPADYCIYLD